One window of the Lytechinus variegatus isolate NC3 chromosome 3, Lvar_3.0, whole genome shotgun sequence genome contains the following:
- the LOC121410731 gene encoding EKC/KEOPS complex subunit TPRKB-like — MAAADAPLPSLNFQLELFPETSGTIALFEDVMNVTDLKGMLINKELDAVMLSPKMLVSPFQIMVAVNKALHAHATGHAKTRTVNSEIIYSLSPSTNISESFKVFAMGSTDTSVVVVVLNDPDQTNLKSIAAKIEGVCVPLSQLSMHTDEIMIKKKYCISKPELSVGSLEDAVICKMATSDVS, encoded by the exons ATGGCTGCTGCTGATGCACCCCTTCCTTCACTCAACTTTCAATTGGAGCTGTTTCCAGAGACATCAGGAACAATTGCGTTGTTTGAAGATGTGATGAATGTAACTGATCTGAAGGGAATGTTGATCAATAAAGAACTTGATGCAGTTATGCTGTCTCCTAAAATG CTGGTCAGCCCATTTCAGATAATGGTAGCAGTGAATAAGGCACTCCATGCACATGCCACCGGCCATGCAAAAACCAGGACAGTTAATTCTGAAATCATCTATAGCCTGTCTCCATCCACAAAT ATCAGTGAATCCTTCAAGGTTTTTGCCATGGGATCAACTGACACATCAGTAGTAGTGGTTGTTTTAAATGATCCTGATCAAACCAACCTGAAGTCAATTGCTGCAAAGATTGAAGGAGTCTGTGTTCCTCTATCTCAACTCTCCATGCATACAGATGAAATCATGATCAAGAAG AAATACTGCATCAGTAAACCAGAACTATCCGTAGGATCCCTAGAAGATGCTGTCATCTGCAAAATGGCAACAAGTGATGTTTCCTGA